From a single Bryobacter aggregatus MPL3 genomic region:
- a CDS encoding TlpA disulfide reductase family protein, whose amino-acid sequence MNLTRRGLILSSAAVLGAQTKKAVVAPKKHIKVSLPGGKALDTASWLGNVYAVTIFKTTCPHCQKSLPISEKIYKEFSAKGFRSIAIAVDQNPEPLVVDFAKNYKIDFPLGWAPIDDICAFLDLKPEQLYVPAMMIFDRRGNVRGRYPGGDAFFNMEEINLRNQVELLLKEPRKS is encoded by the coding sequence ATGAACCTGACACGCAGAGGATTGATCTTGAGCTCGGCGGCTGTGCTGGGCGCTCAGACCAAGAAGGCCGTTGTGGCTCCCAAGAAGCACATCAAGGTGAGCTTGCCTGGTGGCAAGGCGCTGGACACTGCCTCCTGGCTGGGAAACGTATACGCGGTGACGATCTTCAAGACCACCTGCCCGCATTGCCAGAAGTCATTGCCGATCTCGGAGAAGATCTACAAGGAATTTTCCGCGAAAGGCTTCCGTTCCATCGCCATCGCAGTCGATCAGAACCCCGAGCCGCTGGTGGTTGATTTCGCGAAAAACTATAAGATTGACTTCCCCTTGGGGTGGGCGCCGATTGACGACATCTGCGCGTTTCTCGATCTCAAGCCAGAGCAACTCTATGTGCCGGCGATGATGATTTTCGACCGTCGTGGCAATGTACGCGGGCGCTATCCCGGCGGTGACGCCTTCTTCAATATGGAAGAGATCAATCTGCGCAACCAGGTTGAATTGCTGCTCAAAGAACCTAGAAAGAGCTAA